A stretch of DNA from Halorubrum sp. BOL3-1:
ATCCTCACGCATCGACGACCGGTTGGCGGCGGTGTCGGCGGCGACGCGCTCGACGGCGTCGACCGCGCGTTCGTCGGTCAGGGCGATCTCGGCCGCGCGAGCGACCCGGGCCGTCTCGCGGGCGGCCTCGCGGGCGACCCCGCCCCCGGGACCGTCGAGCGTCGGTCCGTTCTCGGTCCGCGCCAGCGCCGAGGGGCCGTTGATCCCGGCGTTGACCGCGAGCTTCTCGAAGCGGCGCACCGGCATGTCCTCGGCGACGACCGTCTCGATACCGGCCGCGTCGAAGGCGGTCCCGACGCGCGCGGCCTGCGGGCTGGCACCGCCGGAGAGGGCCCCGACGGCCACCTCGCCGACGCCGGTACAGGTGACCCGGCCCGGCTCCGCGAACCGGGCTCCGTAGCTCGCGGTGCCGGCGAGGACGGTCGCGTCGAGCGCGGCGACCAGCCCCTCCTCGGTGAGTCCGTTCTGGAGCG
This window harbors:
- a CDS encoding ketopantoate reductase family protein, whose protein sequence is MEVLVYGAGALGSLVGGLLAREHDVTLVGRDPHMRQIREDGLRIDGEADVRVAPRALTDGTHRAADLAVVTTKAYDTDAAARALATGEYGAVCSLQNGLTEEGLVAALDATVLAGTASYGARFAEPGRVTCTGVGEVAVGALSGGASPQAARVGTAFDAAGIETVVAEDMPVRRFEKLAVNAGINGPSALARTENGPTLDGPGGGVAREAARETARVARAAEIALTDERAVDAVERVAADTAANRSSMREDVANGRRTEVDAIYGAVTDRADRHGVSVPTCWTVDSLIRGWEAERGLR